From the Brevinematia bacterium genome, the window ATGATCATAAATCACAACATCTCATCAATTTTTGCTAACAGACAATTCAAAGTAAACAATTGGGCTCTAGACGCTAACCTTGAGAAGTTGTCCTCAGGAACAAAGATAAACAAAGCTGGGGACGATGCATCAGGATTAGCAGTTTCTGAGAAGATGAGGGCCCAGATAAGAGGTCTTAGGCGAGCGGAAATAAATGCTGAGGATGCTATATCCTTTATACAGACAACAGAAGGTTACCTTAACCAAACTACAGAAATTCTTCAAAGACTTAGGGAACTCTCAATTCAAGCTGGCAACGGCATCTACTCAGATGAGGATAGAACGTATATGCAAGTTGAAGCATCACAGTTAGTTGCAGAAATAAACAGGATAGCTTCTCATGCGCAGTTTAATGGAATGAACATGCTTACGGGTAGATTTGCTCCCAATGTGTCAAATATTTCTTTCCACATTGGTGCTAACATGGATCAGAGGATTCTCATCAACATAGGTGATATGACTGCTAGGGGACTTGGGCTTATACAGGAAGATGGCACGAGTAAAGTCAACTTGCTAA encodes:
- a CDS encoding flagellin, producing the protein MIINHNISSIFANRQFKVNNWALDANLEKLSSGTKINKAGDDASGLAVSEKMRAQIRGLRRAEINAEDAISFIQTTEGYLNQTTEILQRLRELSIQAGNGIYSDEDRTYMQVEASQLVAEINRIASHAQFNGMNMLTGRFAPNVSNISFHIGANMDQRILINIGDMTARGLGLIQEDGTSKVNLLTQEGANRTIGAVDSALQILNKQRADLGAYQSRLDKIAKTLLIGYENLQAAESRIRDTDMAYEMSEFVKNQILAQASISMIAQANLRPQLVLRLLV